Proteins encoded within one genomic window of Candidatus Berkiella cookevillensis:
- a CDS encoding Rid family detoxifying hydrolase has translation MKKTVIQSEHAPSPIGCYSQAVRIGNLVFLSGQIALDPKTNEMVTSSFAAEMQQVFSNLEAVILDAGASFAQVAKFTIYLTDLSCFPLVNEYMQKILSAPFPARVTVGVASLPKSASIEVDAILVI, from the coding sequence ATGAAAAAAACAGTGATTCAAAGTGAGCATGCACCTAGCCCTATTGGGTGCTATTCGCAAGCAGTTCGGATTGGAAATTTAGTGTTCTTATCAGGGCAAATTGCCTTAGATCCCAAAACAAATGAAATGGTTACAAGCTCATTTGCAGCAGAAATGCAGCAGGTCTTCTCAAATCTAGAGGCTGTTATTTTAGATGCAGGTGCAAGCTTTGCGCAGGTTGCTAAATTCACTATTTATTTAACTGATTTGTCATGCTTTCCACTGGTTAATGAATATATGCAAAAAATCTTGTCTGCGCCTTTTCCTGCACGCGTTACGGTAGGGGTAGCATCGCTGCCAAAGTCGGCTTCCATTGAAGTCGATGCAATATTAGTTATTTGA
- a CDS encoding DMT family transporter produces MQFFSLYTILAFVSGASLAIQIGMNASLSKGLQNPMIAALSSFLIGTIALVLYILTSKQTIPSTHSLQQLPWWVWMGGLLGALYVTLTIVAAPKIGAAQLVAFVVTGQMLASLILDHYGLVGFEVNTLNAWRVLGAIFLIIGVILIRKF; encoded by the coding sequence ATGCAATTCTTTTCCTTATATACCATACTTGCATTCGTCAGCGGTGCATCTTTGGCAATACAGATCGGCATGAATGCCTCTTTGTCAAAAGGCCTACAAAATCCGATGATAGCCGCACTGTCTTCTTTTTTAATAGGCACTATAGCATTGGTTTTATACATACTGACCTCTAAACAAACAATTCCATCAACGCATTCTTTACAACAATTACCCTGGTGGGTATGGATGGGCGGTTTGCTGGGTGCGCTCTATGTAACACTCACCATCGTTGCAGCCCCAAAAATTGGTGCAGCCCAGCTAGTGGCTTTTGTTGTGACAGGTCAAATGTTGGCAAGCTTGATTCTAGATCATTATGGCTTAGTCGGCTTCGAAGTAAACACACTCAATGCTTGGCGAGTATTGGGCGCCATATTTTTAATTATCGGCGTTATTTTAATTAGAAAATTTTAA
- a CDS encoding MFS transporter, producing MTSFLSFLKPAPYQPLIKDQTVINQDYRHWRFRILYSLFFGYAIFYFTRKSYTFIMPYLAQDLNLSYTQLGFLSSILYITYGISKFLSGVQADRSNPRYFMAIGLMMTGVFNILFAFSSSLWLFALFWGLNGWFQAWGWPACCKQLNYWYAKSERGLWYGICSTSHNLGGALIPILAVYLALQFNWRVAMLVPAGISIIMGLILIERLRDVPRTLGLPSVEIYRKEKTECESDSLTEHSLLSVKDILFKQVLTNKLVWIMSISYFFVYVVRIAVNDWIFMYLTEEKSVDAYLASWAVSAFEIGGFVGMIIAGWSSDYIWKGNRVPSMVICALGMVFSTLGLWYLPAHYVYLDLVLLALIGAFVFGPQMIVGLAAAEFVDKRAVSASNGFTGTIGYFGAACAGMPIGFMIDEWGWNGFFLTMLASSLVIFLILLPLWSAGGKYNMQSARLNTSPEVKPKEA from the coding sequence GTGACCTCGTTTTTATCTTTTCTAAAACCTGCCCCTTATCAGCCTCTCATTAAAGATCAAACAGTTATCAACCAAGATTATCGTCATTGGCGGTTTAGAATTCTATATTCACTGTTTTTTGGTTATGCAATATTTTATTTCACGCGCAAAAGCTATACCTTCATTATGCCGTATTTGGCACAAGATCTTAATTTAAGCTATACACAATTAGGCTTTTTAAGCAGCATTCTATATATCACCTATGGAATTAGTAAATTCTTAAGTGGGGTTCAAGCTGACCGCTCCAATCCACGATATTTCATGGCGATTGGTCTTATGATGACGGGGGTTTTTAATATCCTATTTGCCTTTAGTTCTTCACTTTGGCTTTTTGCTTTATTTTGGGGATTGAATGGTTGGTTCCAAGCATGGGGATGGCCAGCTTGTTGTAAGCAATTGAATTATTGGTACGCTAAATCAGAACGTGGTTTGTGGTATGGCATTTGCAGTACTTCTCACAATTTAGGTGGTGCATTGATACCTATTTTAGCAGTATATCTTGCACTGCAATTTAATTGGCGTGTTGCAATGTTAGTGCCAGCAGGCATCAGCATCATCATGGGACTTATTCTTATCGAGCGATTAAGAGATGTTCCAAGAACACTTGGCTTGCCCAGTGTTGAAATTTACCGAAAAGAAAAGACAGAATGCGAATCTGATAGCTTAACGGAGCATTCATTACTGTCTGTAAAAGATATTCTTTTTAAACAAGTCTTAACCAATAAGCTTGTGTGGATTATGTCTATTTCTTACTTTTTTGTGTATGTCGTGAGAATCGCTGTGAACGATTGGATTTTCATGTACTTAACCGAAGAAAAGAGCGTAGATGCTTATTTGGCCAGTTGGGCGGTATCTGCATTTGAGATAGGTGGTTTTGTTGGGATGATTATTGCCGGATGGAGTTCTGATTACATATGGAAAGGTAATAGAGTTCCTTCAATGGTCATTTGTGCCTTGGGGATGGTTTTTTCAACACTCGGCCTTTGGTATCTACCTGCTCATTATGTGTATTTAGATCTTGTGCTTCTTGCTTTAATTGGCGCCTTTGTGTTCGGGCCACAGATGATTGTCGGCCTAGCCGCTGCAGAATTCGTTGATAAGCGTGCAGTATCTGCTTCAAACGGATTTACAGGGACGATTGGTTATTTTGGTGCAGCCTGCGCTGGTATGCCGATTGGCTTTATGATTGATGAATGGGGGTGGAATGGATTCTTTCTCACCATGTTAGCTAGCTCTTTAGTCATTTTCTTGATATTGCTACCGCTGTGGTCTGCGGGAGGGAAGTATAATATGCAATCAGCAAGACTTAATACTTCACCAGAAGTAAAACCTAAAGAAGCTTAG